From Brevundimonas vesicularis:
CTCGCTCAGCTTTCCGTCCAACTGCCCCAAGGCCTGTTTGGCCTGGGCGCTGGTTTCGGCGTCGATCAGATCGGCGACCGCTTCGGCCTGCGCCAGATCCATGCGGCCGTTCTGGAAGGCGCGGCGTGTGAACTCGCCGGGGTCCGCCGGCCGCAAGCCCAACGCAATCAAGGCCCCGCTGGCGGCCTCAACGACCGCGCGACCGCCATGCAGATGCAGTTCGGCCGCGTCCTCGCCCGTGTAACTGTTAGGGGCCACGAAACGCAGCACGAGCGCCTGGTCGATGTGCTCGCCGGCATGGCTGAGGTCCCGCACCGACGCCATGCGCGGCTTTAACCGGGTTCCGCCGAGCGCCGTCAACGCGGCCTCGACGCCGGGGCCCGACAGACGGAGAACCGCAATGGCGCCTCGGCCGGGCGGTGTCGCCAAGGCGAAGATGGTGTCGATCATCAACTCAGACCGAGCGGCTCCGAAGGAAGCGCGTGCTCACTTCACCGCCGCTTCCATCAGGCGTCGAAACTGGTCCTGAGCCTGAAGCCCGAAGCTTGTCCAGTTCTTCATCAGTTCCTCGGGCTGCATCGCGGCGACATTGGCCTCCATCCGCTTCTGCATCTCCGCGACCATGGCGTCGTTCAGCGGCGTCACGTCCGGCAGACCCAGAAAGGCGCGCGCCTCCGCCGGCGTGCACTCGACTTCCACATTGACCTTCATCGCATGGTTTCCTGTTTCACGTGAAACGTCCGAAGACGGATTACGTGTTCATCGACTGGAAGAAGTCCGAGTTGTTCTTGGACTGACGCAGTTTGTCGAGCAGGAACTCGATCGCGTCCTGCGGACCCATCGGATTCAGGATGCGGCGC
This genomic window contains:
- a CDS encoding DUF6489 family protein, producing the protein MKVNVEVECTPAEARAFLGLPDVTPLNDAMVAEMQKRMEANVAAMQPEELMKNWTSFGLQAQDQFRRLMEAAVK